AACGGAAATGAATACAGATTATATTAAATCAATTGCAAGTATTGAAAATAAAATTGTAATTCTTCTTGATCTAAAAAAATTGTTGTACGGAATTGAAATTTAAATTTTACAAAATTTAGAAATATTTGGAAAATAGTTTAATTATGTAATTATGTTGAGGACCGAGGATGAAAATTTGAAATCAGATGTGAGATTTCATTCATGGTTAAATTATTAGTTTATGTTTTATGATTTCCAATTGTTTCTGAAAAAACAAGTCAATTTTTGCATAAATTATAATATCTGGTTAATTTGGTGGCAATAATTTTGCGAAATTGACATAATAAAGGGAGCCAGAAGTTAATGGTTAATTCTGGCTTCCATTCCAATCAATAAATTAAGACCCCGAAACTTATAATCCTTTACAAATAAATCATCATTAAAATAGCTCAATTTTAAATAAGGTTTAAAATTTGTATTCATTGAGTACATAAATCGCAATGCAATTTGATTTTCACTTTTTGATGGAATGAAAAAAACAGAACTTTCTTTGTTGAATGAATTAGTAAATTTTAAATTTCTGAGTATATAATCAACAAAAAGAAAAAGTGATAAATTTTCACTTATATAAGTTCCAGCAATAAATTCTAATTGATGTTCAAAAGAAGGATACAGAGTGCTATTTGAAGAATAAAATAAAAATTTATAATTCAAATTTAAAAGAATATTTTTGTAGTTAGTTATTTTTATTTGCGGACCAAAATTCCAGCCATTTATTGAAATATTATTATTTGAACTTAATTCATCATTAACTGAAAAATTCTGAACTAAAAATCCATATTCCAGTGAGAAAAAATTACTAAATGAATTTAATGTTGATAAATCAATAAAAATCAAATCATAATAAACATTTTTTTGTAATTCCAAATTTTGATTTGAATATCCTAAAAATAAACCTACCGGAAAACCACCAAATTGAAAATCAGCACCTCCAATCAGTGTAAAAATATTGAAAGAAGAAAAAACCGAATTATAATTATAAGAATTGTAATTATAATTCAGCAAGCCCTTCCAAGTTACATTTTTTGTTTGATAAAGGTAATTTCCGTTTGTGTTTAACTTAAAAGTGTAAACACTGCTTTTGTAAAAATCAGTTCCGGCTCGAATTAAAATTGATGATTCAGAAGAATCATGCAAATAAGAATATTTTAAAAATCCAGCCGCACGATTCATTAAGCTCACATTATTCTCGAAATTCCTCACACTATCAGAGTAAATTCCAGACTCCAAATTTAATTTTAAATCAAATTGCGAAACAGTTTGAGAGGAAGAAAAAAATAAAAAAAATATAATAAGACTTGTGGTTCCACTAAATAATTTCATAATTACAGATTTTTGATCTTATTAAAAATTACATTTTTATATTCTTTTAACTCCTTTTCGGCTTTTGAAATGAGTTTTAATAAATCATTAAAATTTGTGGTACTAGAAAAACTTTCTTTGGAATTTTTTGAAGAAAGAAAATTATCATCAGAAATTTTACCAAATTCAAGTTGTGTTAAAATTCCATTTATTGAAATTGAATAATTCTTTATTACATCGCGAGTAGGCGAATTTTCAACATCATAACTTGCGCTTTCTGTATTTTGTAAATTTTTAGTAGAAGATTTCATCATTCTGCTGTTAAATGCAATTTCATCTAAAAATTCATCTTTCTCTTTATTGAGTTTAATTATATTTTCTATTTCAGATTTTAAAATCGCAATTTTTGTTATTTTATTATCAACTTCATTTTTGGCAAAATTTAAAAATTCATTATAAATTTTACGTTTTTCTGAATTTTTCTCCGATTTAATTTTATCAATTTTTTCCGGATTTACAGAAAGTAAATCAATTTCTTCAGCAACAAGCAATTTTCTTTCTGAAAGTTCAATTATTTTAAGAAAATTTTTCTCTCCGTTTTCTTTTTTTAAAGAGTCTATTTGAATTTCATAATAAGTTCCAAGGTCATTTTTTAATTTGTTTTGATACTGCAGAATTTTATTTTTTTCAGTTTCATATTTTTCAATTTTGTTTGTAATTGTAGATGTTGAGGAAAGAAGATTTTCGATAACTGAATTATTCTGAGAACTTTTTGATTTTTCAATATTGATTAAAGATAATTTATGAGAAAGTAATTTATTAAGCGAATCCAATTTATTATCTATTACCTCAACATTATTAACAGTTTTGTAATAGTCTCTTTCCAATTTTGATTGTGAATAAATTTTATTTACTCCAAGCAAAAAAAAGGCAATAAATAAGATTTTATATATTATATTCATTTATAACAAACCAAACTTTTCTAATTTGTAATACAATGTACTAGTATTTATTTTCAAAATTTTTGCTGCATGGTGCTTTACATTTTTTGCTTCTTTTAAAGCTTGAATTATAATATTTTTCTCAAAATTAAAAAGAGAATCATCTAGAGATAATTGTGAAAAATTATATACCGTTTGAACTTTAGGATTAAGATGATACGAAATTAATTTATCATCAATCATTTTCCCATCGGAAACAACAGAAAGACGTTCTATCAAATTTTCTAATTCCCTAATATTTCCCGGAAATGAATAGTTTTTAAGAATATCGTATCCGTTATCAGAAATTGCTTTAATTTCTTGATGATTTTTTACAGCTGATTTTTTAAGAAAATATTCAGTTAAGATTTTTATATCATCTTTTCTTTCTTGCAAAGATGGCAAATGAATTGGAATTACGTTTAAACGGTAGAATAAATCCTCGCGAAAGCGGTTTTCAGACATTTCTAAATGCAAATTTTTATTAGTTGCACTAATAATTCGAACATTTGTTTTCAATGTAATTTCACCGCCAACTTTTTCAAACTCACCTTCTTGAATTACACGAAGTAATTTTACTTGCATTGCTGGCGAAATTTCACCAATTTCATCTAAAAATAAAGTACCGTTATTTGCTAATTCAAATCTACCCTTTTTGGATTTTACCGCTCCGGTAAATGCTCCTTTTTCGTGTCCAAATAATTCGCTTTCTAATAAATTTTCATTTAAAGCAGCGCAATTAACTTTTATAAAGGATTTATCGGCACGTAAACTTTTGTTATGTATTAATTGTGCAATCAATTCCTTACCGGTTCCGCTTTCTCCACTTAATAAAATTGGACTTTCCTTTGCTGCAACATGATCTACCAATTTTAAAATATTAGTGAAAGATTCCGAGCTACCGATCAATTCATTTTGAAGATTTGATATCTCATTTTGTAAATATTCATTTTCTGCAATTAGATTGTGAATTTTCTCTTCTTTTAATTTTTCATTGGAGATTTTTTTAACTCGAATTCTTAATTCATCTGGCGAAAACGGTTTTGTTAAAAAATCAGCGGCACCATTTTTAATTGCATCAACTGCAGTTTGAACATTTCCATAAGCAGAAATAATTAAAACGTCTATTTTATAATAATCCTTTTTTATTATTGATAACAACTCCATTCCGGAAATTGGTTCCATTTTCAAATCAAGGATTGCTAAATCAACCGAATTTGATTTTAGAAAATCTAATGCAGCTGGTCCGTTAGAAAACGAAAAAACTTCATAATTCTCACGTTTTAAACTTTCAATAATACCCAAACGCATTGTGTCATTGTCTTCAACGACTAATATTTTTAACATTTTATAATTTTTTGCTAATTGTAAAAATTGTTTTATTCTTAAAACTTTCAGCAGAAATTAATGCATTATTTTCATCACAATACTTCTTGCAAGTTGCTAATCCCAAACCGGTTCCGTTAATTTTTGTCGTGAAAAATGGTTCAAAAATTCGTGAAAAATTTTCTTTGGAAATACCAGAGCCGGTATCTTTTATTTCAATTACAATATTTCTTTCTTTTAATTTTGATGAAATTTCAATTTCACCATTTTGATTAATCGAATCAATGCTATTTTTTAGTAAATTTATTAAAATACTTCGAAATTGACTTTTATCGAAAAATATATTTTTTTGAGCAAAATTTGTAATTACTTCAATATTTCTAGAAATTAATTCGTTTTTTAAAATTTCAATAATATCTTTAACCATTTCTTCAATATTTAGTTTTTCCGAAACTACTGGATACGGCTTACTAAAATTAAGATACGAGGTTATTAATTCTTTTAAATTACTTATTTCATCTAAAATCTTATTTGTATATTCAGCATTTTTAATTTCATCTTTTGGCGATTCCTTAATTA
The nucleotide sequence above comes from Ignavibacteriota bacterium. Encoded proteins:
- a CDS encoding sigma-54-dependent Fis family transcriptional regulator; its protein translation is MLKILVVEDNDTMRLGIIESLKRENYEVFSFSNGPAALDFLKSNSVDLAILDLKMEPISGMELLSIIKKDYYKIDVLIISAYGNVQTAVDAIKNGAADFLTKPFSPDELRIRVKKISNEKLKEEKIHNLIAENEYLQNEISNLQNELIGSSESFTNILKLVDHVAAKESPILLSGESGTGKELIAQLIHNKSLRADKSFIKVNCAALNENLLESELFGHEKGAFTGAVKSKKGRFELANNGTLFLDEIGEISPAMQVKLLRVIQEGEFEKVGGEITLKTNVRIISATNKNLHLEMSENRFREDLFYRLNVIPIHLPSLQERKDDIKILTEYFLKKSAVKNHQEIKAISDNGYDILKNYSFPGNIRELENLIERLSVVSDGKMIDDKLISYHLNPKVQTVYNFSQLSLDDSLFNFEKNIIIQALKEAKNVKHHAAKILKINTSTLYYKLEKFGLL